ggtcgatagcgataagcgctgattgagggagacACGTTATAGAAGacgttgccgaactatcgataccTGGTTCTAACGATTGCTGACCTTGAAAATCATCTATGTCGATAGTATCGACGGCCAACAAAATCGATGATTGCGTGtcttagtaaataataaatttctcATTGAATCTCGTTTCTCAACAGGACAGCGCAGATGAAGGTTTGATGATGGAGACTTCTCTTCGCGTGGAGGACGTATCCCGTCCGGGGCCCTTCTTGCACCCGGGCGGAGAGTTGCGCGTACGCCTCGAATGGGGCGACACTTACCTACTCTTCCAGGCCACTTACCACGTCTATGATGACTTGATCCGATTGCATGCGCATCAGATGAGGTACgtgaatttattattgtttgtagCTTTAGTTCGGTTTAAGGAAATTGTAAAGGTGACCAGGGGGTTAACCAAGTTGCCTACGattataatcgtttgcaacttaggaGTAATAAGATTTTCAGATATAAAAGAATTTCTAGATAAATGGAagtaaacagacagacagacagacgtgTTAATAAACAGACTTGCCTGAAAAATCTCTGTATCATAATGAAATCTGTCGCCAAAGCTAGTAGCGTCAAAAATTTATAATAGCCAGACGGATATCAAATtgaattgatttgtttttttatatgaattgattTACATTCTATTAAAATTCCAATCATGATAACTAATTCTCATTACCATAACGTGGTTTCAGGCGAGAGATCGCAGCGTTGCAGTCGGAAAACTATGCGCTGGAGCGACAGCTGTTCAGCTACCAGAAGAGCCTGGCATACGCGCAGGCGCAGGCGGGCGAGCCGGCGGCGGAGGCCGGCGGGCGGCGCTCCCCGGCAGAGCGCAGCCTCTCCACTGACACGGAATACGCGTAAAGCGTCTGCGCAGTCCGCGCTCCCAACGCCGCCTGGGGCCACAAAATGATGATGACAGCGGGCGGCGGGTAGCGGATTATGAAACATAATCTTTATAGCCCTTGCTGGCGGTTCCATGGTCGCCACAACTTCTGTCCGCTGTCATAGAGTTTGCACCCCCAAGGCGCGCATGCGCGAGtctcgctctctctctctcgcgtGCTCGCTCGCGCCCTCTTCTATCTTTTCGACTGACTCTGACGTTTTTGAGCGATTTATCTATTTTTCTAGACGTTTTATGGCGAGGTGCGCCTCGTCCGCACCGCTTCCCGCCGGTCGCCTGCACTCTCGCCGCTCGACTCTATCGATAGCCGATTATTATACTCGACTACTTTTCTATTCGTctgtacataaaatatatttagatattatatattatgtatatttcttaACTTGAAACTCGAATTCATATACTGCAACAGTCGATTTATGAATAAAAGTCCATAAACTTtggtttttgtgttttatttcccGCTCTTAAGAAGTGTTTGCCAGTGCATCGCGAAGACAAAAGAACTGGAAGAGTTCTTATGCGAATGAGCACTCATAAGTGGAGTCAGTAGGGAGAGATGTGTCAATAAGATGGTTTTATTGAACGGGGGAAGTTCTGGCGGATTCGCAATAAGAATGGAAGCGGCGGCACCGCCAGAGTCAAGTGTTGGGGGAGTAAAACGACGAAGATGCGATAAAAGCGAACGTAAAGAAAGTTTATCACGATGTTATAATTATACAGTTATGGTAAGCGGTAAGTATGACTAATACCAACAGAAAAATcatcttacaaataaaaatataaaataaatagtagtaAGATGCTTATCTACAAGGTGTAAAGAGGTTGTCTTAAGCTGGATAATGTATGCCTATAGAATAGCCTCCGcaggtgtgatgctctgtcgcggagccaccacctccaattcagttgaaaacgatatagattactgtacgtaccatgtacatagtgtacgtgaaaagattttatgtgtacgtgctataattagaaagaaaacaacaaattaaagtggcttcgctggagagcatactccccagcggagccactcagtttgcatacttcgagatgttttcttcctgtaaattgaagtatagtttgatgtacgtactacgtacatagtgtacgtgaaaagattttatatgtacgtgctataattagaaagaaagcaacaaattaaagtggcttcgctggagagtatactccccagcggagccactcagtttgcatacttcgagatgttttcttcctgtaaattgtagtatagtttgatgtacgtactacgtaaatagtgtacgtgaaaagattttatgtgtacgtgctataattagaaagaaaacaacaaattaaagtgtatatgacggcatgaacaaaacgtgaagcgctgaagattttaagaaacaatctccttgcgagaactttttatctatgcacaaactactaagagaacctatttcagacgaacgtctctcatacaaaacaaagagcctcagaatttagagtatgacacttgatttgacatataaaattatattgccacacgcaaaaataattgtggggttgccatagtaatgatatggcacggcgtggcagtagtgatagctttaaattatttagattactttaaattttgatgacaaggtttggtgacggatcggtaTGGCACTGgcaatttatgtcaaatctgtcatagatacacggccggaaatgttcatacaaaaaaattgtaccatagcgcaaatgtaccgagtttagaaaatgacagctacttcacccctctcctacttcatttcacccctctgcgatcttccgccatcttgggacaatcttaggttaggatataaacatagacacaagggcaagcgctgcccgcccggcgtcctaaccaaacaaaatccaaaatcaatcattgtttcattgtaagtagttttataaatgtaagtgatcgagtgaaatttgcgttgaataaattccgtagttagcctctcaactagaaaactgtgatatccatacagtatgagtgtaagataagtaagcgaaaagacgaaaagacgctatatttcaccagtttcctaaaagtgagctaggaagaactctagaagtgcagaagttaaagtgtttgtgtgatgacaatttgcgaaggcttaggactactgggaacaattgtgtttgccatgcggattgcacaaagacatttttattaaaaactttccgggtctctcaagattagcagtgttattataaacaaaatattaaagggtacggtacagatgtctctagattagagagtttagaggaaagtttgccattaatgcaaaaaggcatatttaaaataataataataaagctctatttcagaaaaaaaaaaccataaaatataaaacaaaattaaaaaataaaatgttatacaagtaaaatgcagtctttttttaataaaccttgtcatcaaaatttaaagtaatctaaataatttaaagctatcactactgccacgccgtgccatatcattactatggcaaccccacaattatttttgcgtgtggcaatataattttatatgtcaaatcaagtgtcatactctaaattctgaggctctttgttttgtatgagagacgttcgtctgaaataggttctcttagtagtttgtgcatagataaaaagttctcgcaaggagattgtttcttaaaatcttcagcgcttcacgttttgttcatgccgtcatatacactttaatttgttgttttctttctaattatagcacgtacacataaaatcttttcacgtacactatgtacgtagtacgtacatcaaactatactacaatttacaggaagaaaacatctcgaagtatgcaaactgagtggctccgctggggagtatgctctccagcgaagccactttaatttgttgttttctttctaattatagcacgtacacataaaatcttttcacgtacactatgtacatggtacgtacagtaatctatatcgttttcaattgaattggaggtggtggccccgcgacagagcatcacacctccgcagtccagtggttgagcgttgcgctctttcccgggttcgaatcccggtagggattatcacaaaaatcactttatgatcccttaTTAGACTTATAACATTGCAAGCTGACTCGATtgttcgaaaagtaaaatgttagGCACGTTAAGTAGTAAGCTAAAGTCGTTGCATGACTCATCACAGGGGCCTTTGGACCTTTACCCGGCACTAGACCCCGGACTCAGAATGCTCCTAATACtttgtatacatataaactATCATCATAAAAAAACTCAGGAGCCTGTGACAGTCACTCATGTAGAAGATAGGAAACAAACAAATAGAATTCTGACAAagtgtaatataaaataaaattttaatacaaagaggttttggatttttaattattataaaagtttcattctgatttctgaacgaAAACGTCAATGTCACGATGACAATCGGACAGCTGACTGACAGTGACAGtcacaaaacgtcaaaacaaaaccaCGCGCTTGCTCACAAGGATCTTCTACGCAGGCCATTGTCGAAGAAATCATTGTGACTGTTCTTTTTATTTCGGCATAAAAATGGCCCAGGGTAAACTAAAGGTGAAAAGCAAGCTCCCTTCAGGCGCTAAACAGAAGAAAGGCAAAGGAAAGGCCATCACTAAGCGAAGCAACGCCCCGGCGAAAAGCAAAGGTGAGTAGGCCATTTTTCATGCGATGTTACATTATGGAGGCTACAAAATTGTAGTACTATAACAACTTGTACCCATTTCATAAAGTGCTCCTTTCAAAAGGTGCATTATTCACTTGTAAAACAACGCACTTAGTTGACGATTGCACAAGTGTGGATGAAACTAGAGGGGTATAGGTAaagattgtcttttgttttcatATTCTCGCCCCTTCAAATGTTTCGCAAATTTGTCAGTAGTTATTGAGTAATTAATAGTAGGAACGAAGTATTCGATATAGGCGGAGACTTCTATCGTTATTATAGTGAGCAACATTTGAATAGTTTTGAGTCAGCCACGTTATAAATTGTTGATTGTAATCGGCGTCTCTTTGCGCAGTTTTTATTACTGACTTTTCTTTGGTTATGTTTGGCAACTAATAATTTTAGCTGAAATGTATGTAGggattcttatttatttatttcctgcTGAAACATTATAACATTAGTTAAAGCCAagtactaatgtgtaagccaattacacaATAACTACTTTGAATTTTGTCAGTAAAATTCTGGAGAACTGACTTTGATTCATACTATTGTAACTGActttaatcaaaaatattatctTGTAATGATGTTTTTCCTATTTCTAGGTTATACTTATGTATCCTATTAAACATATATATGTTAAATATATAACATGATTAGTTTTACATATTTATCATCCCTTTCTAACTAGGCAGTGTACTATAGCAACTTGTAGCCATCTCATAAAGTGCTCCTTTCAAAAGGTGCATTATTGCTGCTGTCATTTAAATATAGGGTTTTGATAATCATCCATCACATTTTTAACCAATTAAGGTTTTTGTGACAGCCTTTTAGTCCATAAAATAAGTTCAAGTAGCACTAATTCGTATCCTTTTCTATGTTACAGCTCCTGCAGTTGAAAGGAACAAGATGAAAGCTAACGTTACCAAGATGGTGAACGCAGCAGCCGAGAAGCAGCTCCGGTCCCTGGCCACTGATACCCCACAGCTGTCAGCCGCACAACAGCGAGTAGCGTCTGCCCCAACTGCCCCCGCACCCGCCAAATGACAAAACAACATCCTCTCTTTTGACTACACGACCTTTGGCGCTACAATGATCATATTCCAATTTGCAATCACGATCTTCCACTCTTTCTTGCGTGTCATCTTCTCCAAATGCAACAAGAGTGCAGTGGTACACGACAACGAACTGTAAAGcgaattgttttttgtttgcttttaggttaggttatttttaaataaacattattcaaCGTAATAGCTACTTAAATGTCTT
The Pectinophora gossypiella chromosome 2, ilPecGoss1.1, whole genome shotgun sequence genome window above contains:
- the LOC126379102 gene encoding uncharacterized protein LOC126379102, which gives rise to MAQGKLKVKSKLPSGAKQKKGKGKAITKRSNAPAKSKAPAVERNKMKANVTKMVNAAAEKQLRSLATDTPQLSAAQQRVASAPTAPAPAK